The Microbacterium horticulturae region TGGCCGGCCAGCTCGGGCACTGGGTGCACGAGCAGCACATCCCGCGCGTGAAGATCAAGATCGGCCAGTCGTGGGGGCACGATGCGGCACGCGACCTCGAGCGCATCGCCGATGCGCGGCGCATCATCGGCGCTGCTACCGAACTGTTCGTCGACGCCAACGGCGGCTACACCCGCAAACAGGCCATCCGGGTGTTCGCGGCGTGCGCAGACCAGGATGTGCGCTGGTTCGAAGAGCCGGTCTCCTCCGACGACCTGGCCGGGCTGCGTGAGGTCCGCGATGCGGTGACGGCGGATGTCGCGGCCGGCGAGTACGCGTTCGACATCCCGTACGTGCAGCGGATGTGCGCCGCGGGCGCCGTCGACTGCATGCAGCTGGACGTGACCCGGGTGGGCGGAATCACCGAATGGATGCGGGGAGCCGCGGTCGCGGCATCCCTCGGTCTCGACGTCTCCGCGCACTGCGCCCCGAACGCCCACGCGCACGTGGCCGCCGCGGTGCCGAATGTGCGGCACGCGGAGTGGTTCCACGACCACGTGCGCATCGAGGAGATGTTCTTCGAGGGCGTCGCCGACCCGAAAGGTGGTGTCGTCCACCTCGCCGGGGATGTTCCCGGCACCGGTCTCACGCTGCGGGAGAAGGACGCCGAACCGTACCGGGTGGGCTAGTCCCCGCCGGGCAGGTTCGGCTCGCTCCGCCCGCTCGACGACCGGGACTCGCGCCGCTCAGCGACCGGCATCCCCCTCATCGTCCGCATTGCCGATGTGCAGCGTGTCTTTCACCCGTTCGACGCCCTCGGTGAGCACCGCCTTGGCGGTGTCGCGGATGACGTCGCGAGCGCGCGGGTCGTTCTTCAACAGCGCCTCGCCGGTGTTCTTGGCGAACTCGAACGTGACGTGCGGCGGAAGCGGCGGCACGTTCGGGCTCGTGTAGGCGTCGATGAGCGTTACGCCCTGCGTCGCGAACGCCCGGTCCCAGGCCGCTTCGACCTCGTCGTCGCTGTGCACGCGGATGCCGGTGAAGCCGAGGAGCTCGGCCCATCCTGCGTAGTCGACGGATTCCACATCCTGTGAAGCGCTCCACACCGGATTCGCGTCCTCCGTGCGCATCTCCCACGACACCTGGGCGAGGTCGTTGTTGTGGAGCACGAGGATGATCAGCTGCGGGTTCGACCACTGCGCCATGTACTTCTTGATCGTGATGAGCTCGTTCATGCCGAGCATCTGGAACGCACCGTCACCGATCGTGCAGATCACCGGCCGCTGGGAGTACGCGAACTTCGCCGCCATCGCATACGGCATCGCGGCGAGCATCGACGCCAGGCGCCCCGACAGGTCTCCCATCATGCCGCGCTGCAGGCGGATGTGATGGCCATACCAATCGGCAGTGGTGCCGGCATCAGCCGTCACGATCGCCGTCGCCGGCAGCCG contains the following coding sequences:
- a CDS encoding enolase C-terminal domain-like protein; its protein translation is MTGGGPRVDALEVRVYTVPTDAPEADGTISWSQTTMILVTARSGATTGLGWTYAAPACGAVIADTLRDLVVGGSALDTTAHFDAMTHAIRNIGRPGIAGCALSAVDLALWDLKARVLGVPLFRLLGGADDAVAVYGSGGFTTYSHEQLAGQLGHWVHEQHIPRVKIKIGQSWGHDAARDLERIADARRIIGAATELFVDANGGYTRKQAIRVFAACADQDVRWFEEPVSSDDLAGLREVRDAVTADVAAGEYAFDIPYVQRMCAAGAVDCMQLDVTRVGGITEWMRGAAVAASLGLDVSAHCAPNAHAHVAAAVPNVRHAEWFHDHVRIEEMFFEGVADPKGGVVHLAGDVPGTGLTLREKDAEPYRVG